AAAAATACACGCAGCAGCATTTTTGCATTGCCGTTACAGGCGTGCTTAGCGCGGGCAAATCTACATTTTTAAATGCGCTTTTATCCCAAGACATACTAGGCAGCTCAAGTGTGCCAGAGACAGCAAATCTTACCATTTTGCGCTATGGGGATAAGCAAAGTGCGAAAGTGTATTTTTGGAGTAAAGAGCAATGGGCGGATTTATGCGCACAAAGTGCCTTTAGTGCGCATCTTAAGGCATTTATTGATGAGACTTATAGCCATTTTGGAGAGAGTATAGAATCTTTTATCACGCAGCCTAGCCTTGTAAAAGTAATTGATATAAGCGAGCTTAGTGCTTATACTTCAGCAAATCACCCCAGCAAATTATGCAATCTTATCCAAAAAGTTGAGCTTAGCGTGCCTTTGGCGTTTTTGCAACATGGCGTAGAGATTGTCGATACGCCCGGGCTTGATGACCCAATCGCTAAGCGCGAGGAGATTACGCGCGAATTTTTGGGGCATTGTGATATGCTTATACATGTGATGAATGCCAGCTGTGCGGCGACACAAAAAGATATTGATTTTATTTTAGAATCTTTGCTTGAGCAAAATATATCGCGTATGCTTGTGGTACTTACGCGCGTTGATTTATTGGAGAGTAAGGATATTGCCGCTTGCCTTGATTACACGCAATCAAGCCTTATTGCGCAGCTTAAAAATGCCCACTATAAAGGCGATATTCAAGCCATCATTAATCGCATTGATTTTTTGACACTTGCGGGCTATGCGGCACTGCTTCATCGCACAGGTGGGGATACAAGTAATCAAATAAGCCTAGAGCAGAGTGGTATCCTTGAGATAGAATCTTACTTGCATAAAATGCTTCTTAGCCATGATAGTCTAAAGGCACGCGATATGCTCTATCTTGCGTATAAAGGCACTTTGAGCGTGGCACGGGAATTAGAGGAAATATTGCATTTAGAAATGCAGCTTCTCTCAAGTGATAAAGCCAAGCTAGAGGCGTTTATAGAGCAGATTAAAGCCCAAAATACAGCACTTCTAAAAACATTACAGAATCTAAAATCACATCTTAAAGACCTGCATAGCGAGCTTTTAGCATTTTTGCAATCCCTTGAGGTGCTTAGTCTCAATGCACTCAATAAATCCACTACTTTGCTTAAAGATAGAATCTTTGAGGATATTAGCTATGGCAGTATGAAAGAAGAGCATATACAAAAAATGATTGAATTTGCGCTCAAAGACTGCTTTGGCGATGTAGGGCGCGAATACAAATATCAGCTTAGCAAAAAGGTAGCGGAGCTAAAACAGACACTCAAGCTTGAAAGCGAGGCAAAGCTGCCTCCTATTCACTTTGAGCTTACCCAAAGTGATATTGCTAAGCTTTTGCAAGGGGTTCTGCACGCATTGCCAAGCCTTTTAAAAACGCATAAAAATAGGCTAAAATCGCGCATTGATGAGCTTTTTGGTAGCCTAACTAGTGCGTTTAAAATGCTTTTGAATGCAAAAAATAAAGAGATAAGCGCGATTTTTCTTGCCTTTTTTGATGATATTACACAAGCCCAAATTGCGCATATAAACGCGCAGATAAGCCATAAAGAGCAGATTTTAGAGCAAAGTATGCAAAACCAAGATGAAAGCAGCAATGAGCAGGCTAAACATATCTTGCAAGAGAAACAAACAAAGCTTGCAAGCATTATAGATGAGCTTTCCTACGCACTGCATACTATGCAAGGAGACTAAATGGCGCAAGATATGTTAGATATGTTTCTTAAGCAATATGCGCAGGCAAAGGCTAAAGCCATTCGTGAGGGTAATCCGCTCTATGCTCTTATTGATAATGTGCGGGAGACTTTAGGTGCATTTATGCCCCTAGATTCTCAAATGACACATACCTTTGAGAATCTTACCAAAAGCATACAAGAGCCAATAAAAGTGGCTATCATCGGACAGTTTAGTAGCGGCAAATCGACATTTTTAAACGCACTTTTGGGGAAAGATATTTTGCCAAGTGGCGTTATCCCCATAACCGCAAAGGTTTGCCATATCGTGTATGGCGCGGATTATAGTCTTGAGCTGCATTATAAAAATGGGCTTATTGTCTCAAAGCCTATTGATTTTTTTCATCATATAAGCGATGCACAGAACGCTACAATTGCCTTTTACAAGCTCTATGTGCCGCTTATGTTGCTTAAACATATAAGCTTTCTTGACACGCCGGGCTTTAACTCGCAAAACCAAAGTGATACAGAGACGACAAATGCGATTTTACAGAGTGTTGATGGCATTATTTGGCTCACACTCATTGATAATGTGGGCAAGCAAAGCGAGAAAGACACTATTGCCCTGCATATCAAGCGCTACGCGAGTAAGAGCCTTTGTGTGCTTAATCAAAAAGATAGGTGTAAAAGCGCAGATGAGGTAAATACTAGCCTTTCTTATGCTAAAAAGGCGTTTAATGGGCTTTTTGAGGATATTATTGCCATTTCGGCTAAGAATGCTCTTTTAGCTCACAGCATAGAATCTGGCACGATAGAATCTAGCCAAGCGCAGGCTTTGAGGGCAGATTCTAATATAGATTCTGTTATGGCTTTTTTACAATTACATATCGCCCCGCTTGCCGCGCAGGCAAAGGCACATAGGATTAAAAGGCATTTGCGCGCCTACACATTACGCTTTGCTAGGCTTAATCTCCACGCACTTTTGCGTTTATCAAGCTTAGAGGCATATTTTTCACACACATTGCAGCAGCTCACGCATAATGCTTTGCAAAGTGCTTTTTATAAACATTTTCCTACACTCTTTGATAGCCTAAATGACGCGCTTTACGCACTCACACAGCATATTTATAATGCCTTAGAAAAAACTTCTCACACTTTTACTCGCACGCATAAAAAATTTGGCTTAAATGCAAAATATGTGGAGCAAAAAGAGATTGTAAGCCTCCCCTATAAGCACCTAGCGCGCACATTAAGTGATACAAACTCCCCAACTGCTTGTCATTTTACGCAGCTAGGCTTTGAGATAATGCACACCGCAGAGGAGTTTAAAGAATTGCTAGAAGCGCATTTACAGCCTATGGAGGCATTTATAAATCAATGGTATGAGCAGTTTATCCCCCAATTGCAAAATCCACTATTGCGCACGCAGTTAAGTGAGATGGTAAATGCCTTTAATAGCCTTGCGGATACGCATTATGCCGACCTGAAATCCCACCTTTTTTTATTGCAAAAAATCTTGCATCTTAACTATGATTTATCCCTTAATTTTTGTTTAAACACACTCGCGCTAAGGATAGAAGAATCGCTTGAAAAACATCGCTCAAACGCAGCCTTGCCGCTTTTTAATCCAAGCCTAGAAAATATCTTTGATGAGCTAAAATATGGCTTTCACTTTCATATCTTGCAGGCAAATTTACAAACACAGCCCTTGCACACTAAAAGTATGTGGCATTTTGAGCATGCATACAAACAACTCTTTGCGGAAAAATCTACATTCATTCACGACTACAAAAAGCGCTACAATGAGAGTTTTATGAGCCTTAAAGCATTGCTCAAGGAGCTAAAATACTTAAAAGTTTGAAGCATAGAATCTAGCCTAAAGCCCAATAATTCCCACGCGCATTTTATTAATCTTAGAATCTTTAATAATATCCACAATTCCTAACGCAAAGTCTGCGTAGCTACCCTTTGACTCGCCTTTAGCATTTACCTCAAACTCTTCGCCAATAATCTTATAGCGTTTAGTCCTTGCGCCCTCATAGATAAAGTCTGCAGGCGGGCTCACATACACCCAATTTAGCGACTTTTGTGTGCGTAAATACGCTAAACCCTCCGCAGTAGCCTTTGCCACAGGCAAATACTCGCGCGGAAAGTCCGGGCTATCCATAAGGCGCGTAGTATGGCTTTTGTCCATATACAGGCTGCCTGCGCCACCAACGACGATAAGACGCGCAGCATTATTTTGCAAAATACCGCTTAAATGCTGAATGTGCGTCTTGTAAAGCTCCAAATTGCGCCATTCGCCAAAGGCATCGACAATGGCATCATAGCCTTGCAAATCACTAGATTCTAGCTTGAAAATATCTTTCTGCACAATTTTTATAGAATCTAGCTTGTTTTTAGTCGCCAAATCCTGCATTTTTTGCGCATTTCGAACTATTGCAGTAACCTCAAATCCCGCATTCACACACTCTTTAGTGATAAGCAACCCAGCTTTGCCACTTGCCGCTAAGATAGCAACCTTTAGGGGTTTAGATTCTGTATTTTTTGTTTTAAGGGGTTGTTTAGATTCTCCAAGCGCGGGGCTACTTAGCACGCTTATAATAAGCCCTACAAAGGCTATTCTAAGTATATTTCGTCTATTCATACATGCTCCTTGTGCTTTAAAGAATTTGCTTAGTCTTGTTTTTTAAGAGCCTGCCTAGTGAGCAGATT
The sequence above is drawn from the Helicobacter jaachi genome and encodes:
- a CDS encoding dynamin family protein, which gives rise to MLEQYFSGFHKLSPPVNSLDSMHPLLKSPLWQDTLQNTPALAIILCANRHNLALFMQCPSFMDLFLDSMPNIESSIESALEFTLESLEATLETAQTSKEERFFDSLLTLQAYIIEQNPAIFEECLPIFARLELGDVINKAQLELFSTLKATKKTADSIKPIKSFDALREQFLPLHSELLALVNQDYLKDMLIKIAQKYTQQHFCIAVTGVLSAGKSTFLNALLSQDILGSSSVPETANLTILRYGDKQSAKVYFWSKEQWADLCAQSAFSAHLKAFIDETYSHFGESIESFITQPSLVKVIDISELSAYTSANHPSKLCNLIQKVELSVPLAFLQHGVEIVDTPGLDDPIAKREEITREFLGHCDMLIHVMNASCAATQKDIDFILESLLEQNISRMLVVLTRVDLLESKDIAACLDYTQSSLIAQLKNAHYKGDIQAIINRIDFLTLAGYAALLHRTGGDTSNQISLEQSGILEIESYLHKMLLSHDSLKARDMLYLAYKGTLSVARELEEILHLEMQLLSSDKAKLEAFIEQIKAQNTALLKTLQNLKSHLKDLHSELLAFLQSLEVLSLNALNKSTTLLKDRIFEDISYGSMKEEHIQKMIEFALKDCFGDVGREYKYQLSKKVAELKQTLKLESEAKLPPIHFELTQSDIAKLLQGVLHALPSLLKTHKNRLKSRIDELFGSLTSAFKMLLNAKNKEISAIFLAFFDDITQAQIAHINAQISHKEQILEQSMQNQDESSNEQAKHILQEKQTKLASIIDELSYALHTMQGD
- a CDS encoding dynamin family protein; the protein is MAQDMLDMFLKQYAQAKAKAIREGNPLYALIDNVRETLGAFMPLDSQMTHTFENLTKSIQEPIKVAIIGQFSSGKSTFLNALLGKDILPSGVIPITAKVCHIVYGADYSLELHYKNGLIVSKPIDFFHHISDAQNATIAFYKLYVPLMLLKHISFLDTPGFNSQNQSDTETTNAILQSVDGIIWLTLIDNVGKQSEKDTIALHIKRYASKSLCVLNQKDRCKSADEVNTSLSYAKKAFNGLFEDIIAISAKNALLAHSIESGTIESSQAQALRADSNIDSVMAFLQLHIAPLAAQAKAHRIKRHLRAYTLRFARLNLHALLRLSSLEAYFSHTLQQLTHNALQSAFYKHFPTLFDSLNDALYALTQHIYNALEKTSHTFTRTHKKFGLNAKYVEQKEIVSLPYKHLARTLSDTNSPTACHFTQLGFEIMHTAEEFKELLEAHLQPMEAFINQWYEQFIPQLQNPLLRTQLSEMVNAFNSLADTHYADLKSHLFLLQKILHLNYDLSLNFCLNTLALRIEESLEKHRSNAALPLFNPSLENIFDELKYGFHFHILQANLQTQPLHTKSMWHFEHAYKQLFAEKSTFIHDYKKRYNESFMSLKALLKELKYLKV
- a CDS encoding NAD(P)-dependent oxidoreductase, whose protein sequence is MNRRNILRIAFVGLIISVLSSPALGESKQPLKTKNTESKPLKVAILAASGKAGLLITKECVNAGFEVTAIVRNAQKMQDLATKNKLDSIKIVQKDIFKLESSDLQGYDAIVDAFGEWRNLELYKTHIQHLSGILQNNAARLIVVGGAGSLYMDKSHTTRLMDSPDFPREYLPVAKATAEGLAYLRTQKSLNWVYVSPPADFIYEGARTKRYKIIGEEFEVNAKGESKGSYADFALGIVDIIKDSKINKMRVGIIGL